The genomic interval GGTGCTCATGTACTTGTAGAAGTCATGCAAGTAAATCTCTTTGCTGGAGCAAGTATTCTTCAAAAACTACTGAAACAAATTCCTAAAGAGCAATCATTCAAAGCAATTTTCATCAGTTCAGGAGCTGGAAAAAATCCAATTGCATCTTGGGCATCTTATTGCGCTTCCAAAGCAGCTGTAGATTTGTTTTGTGAAACCATTCAATTAGAAGAAGAACAACTAGGTCGTCTGGAATTTAAGTGCCTTTCTGTTGCTCCAGGAGTTGTAGATACTGAAATGCAAGCAACAATTCGGGCAACAACTAGTGAGACTTTTTCAGAAATTGAGCGATTCAAAGAATATAAAAATTCGAACCAACTCTATTCGCCTGAGTTAGTTGCAAAAAAATTACACCAATTAATCCATGAAATGCCAATAAATCAAGTACAATATTCACTTCGTGATATCAACGTGTGAAGCCCACTTTAATCAATTGTTATTTATTGTCGTGTTAAGTTTTTGGAGAATCTTTAATTTCTTAAACAAATGTTGTAACTTGTTGCACTCAAAACACAAAACTATATAGAAACTAGTTATAACTACAACAATGAAAAAACAATTTTACTCTCTTTTAGGTATCTCCCTACTTTCTATTTCATCTAGCTTTGCACAAAAGCAAGAACGCGTTTTAGATAAACAAAACATGCGTGAAGGTGAACATGTTGAGTATTGTACTACGCATAAAAAAATGGCGGAGTTAAAGAAAGACCCTAAAATGGCTGCTTTGATCGCGCAAGCTGAACTAGAAGCGGAAAACCAAACAAAGTCTAAAGGTGATAACAACACCACAAAAGCAACAGTCTATAAAATTCCAATTGTTTTCCATATCCTACAAAATGGTGGAAATGAAAATATTTCGAGAGAACAAATACTAGACGCTGTTGCAATTTTGAATCGCGATTACAGAAAACTAAATACAGATGCAAATATCGTTCAAGCTCCTTTTCAAGGAATGCCAACAGATGTTGAAATTGAATTTGAATTAGCTAAAAAAGATCCAAATGGGAATTGTTTTACAGGAATTACAAGAACTAATACTGCTTTAACTATTGCCCCTCCTGATCAAGGCTGGAGTAACCCTGGAGGATTACAACAAGTAAATGCAGTAATTGCAGGAAATGATGTTTACCAAGGAGTTTGGTCTCATACAAAGTACTTAAATATTTATGTAGCTTCTGATATTGGAGGTGCAGCAGGTTATACCTTTAATCCTGGAATGGGGGGTTCGACTGCTAGTCCTTCTGGAATGTTTTATAACGGTATTTTCATGCTACATAACTATACGGGTTCAATTGGAACGTCCTCTCCAACCTCTAGTAGAGCCTTGACACATGAAGTTGGACATTGGTTAAATCTTTCTCATGTATGGGGCGGAACAAATGACCCAGGAGTTAGTTGTGGGAGTGATGGTGTCAATGACACACCGGCTTGTATTGGATCCACGTCATGTGTTTTAACAGCTAACACTTGTAATTCAGACAATGCATTTTGGGGATTTGATCAAATCGATAATGTCGAAAATTACATGGATTATTCCTACTGTTCAAAAATGTTCACTCAAGGACAAGTAGACCGTATGAGAAATGCGCTTTTAAGCTCTACTTCAGGCCGTAACCAATTAATTACGGTATCCAATCATGCTGCCACAGGAATTAATAGTGCGCCTACATTATGTAAAGCTAAATTTAGCACACCAAGAACAACTGTTTGTGCTGGACAATCTATACAATATACGGATGAATCCTATAACGTTGCAACAGGTTGGACTTGGACATTTACTGGTGGATCTCCAGCTTCTTCGTCTTCTCAAAACCCAACCATTACATACAATACTCCTGGTACTTATGCCGTAAAGTTGGTAGCAACTGATGGATCAACTAGTAACACTTCCGATATTGCCGCTTACATTACAGTATTACCTGCTGGCTCTGGGCTTCCTTATTACGAAAGTTTTGAAAGTTCTTTGACATTGAACAGTCCAAACTGGAGTGTTTTTAATGGTGGTGGAGCTGCTTGGGCAGTTACAAATACTGCAGGGAAAACAGGTTCTAATTCTGTGAAATTGGATAATTTTAGTCAAGCAAATGGACAAGTAGATGAATTAATCTCTGGAGCTATTGACTTATCAAGCATTACATCTACGACTGGAGCTACACTTTCTTTCAAACAAGCATTCAGAAAGAAAGCTGCTGCAAATAGTGATTTATTACGCATCTTTATTTCAAAAGATTGTGGAGAAACTTGGGACCCTAAAAAAACAATCACTTCTGGAACAATGTCTGGTGGAGCAATAGCAACATCAACTTGGACTCCAACTGCAGCAGACTGGCTTACGGTACATGTGACAAACGTTACTTCTGCATACTGGGTATCTAATTTCCGTTGTAAATTCCAATTGACTTCTGGTGGTGGAAATAACTTATACATTGACGATATAAATATTTATGCTGGGGCTCCATCTGAAACACCTGTGACTGCAGGATTAGAAGATCTTGGAACCTTGGAAAGTATTCTTTTATTCCCGAACCCTGCTGAAAATGAAGTGCAAATCTCATTTAACTCGCAAGTTGGAAACAATGAAATCAAATTCTATGTAACTGATTTAACAGGAAAACGATTAACGCAACATGTAATCAATGCAAGTGAGGGAAATAACTTAGTTCTAATTGCAACTGAAAATCTTTCTGCTGGAACTTATTTGATCCAAATGGTAGATGGAAGTAGCCAAAGAACATTGAATTTCGTGAAAAAATAGGTAACTAAAAACACTCGAAAAACGGTCAGAATTAAAATTCTGACCGTTTTTTTTTGATCCTGTTTAATCAACAATTAAGACACTTTAAGCAATTACTCATTTACATCATTCTATTATTTCTTAATTTCAGGAAAATTAATTTCATACTCTTTTCCAACTTTTCCGATTCATTTAAATCTTAGTAATAAACTAGCTAAAAACAAAAATGAAAAAACAATTTTACTCTCTTTTAGGTCTCTCCCTTATTTCCATTTCTACAAGTATTGCTCAACAACAGCGTGTTTTAGATAAAGAAAATATGCGTGAAGGTGAGCACGTTGAATACTGTGTGACCCATAAAAAAATGGAAGCATTAAAGAAAGATCCGAAAATGGCTGCTTTAATTGCCCAAGCTGAACTAGAATCAGAAAACCAAACAAAGTCGAAAGGTGATAATAGCACTACAAAAGCTACAGTATATAAAATCCCTGTTGTTTTCCATATTATCCATAACAATGGTCCAGAAAACATCTCACGAGAACAAATATTAGATGCTGTTGCAATTTTGAACAGAGATTTCAGGAAATTAAATGCAGATGCAAACTCTGTCCAAACCCCATTTCAAGGAATGCCATCAGATGTTGAAATTGAATTTGAACTAGCTAAAAAAGCACCAAACAACACTTGCTTTGCGGGAATAACGAGAACCGTTTCTGCACTTGCAAATGACGGAAGTGAAGGTCAAGATCAAGTAAATGCAGTTATTGCAGGAAATGATATCTACCAAGGCATTTGGCCTCATACGAAATACTTAAACATTTATGTTGCTGCGGAAGTAAACGGTGCAGCAGGGTATACCTTCAACCCGATGGGTGGTTCTGGAGCAAGTGCACAAGGTATGTATTATAATGGTATTTTCATGTTACATACCTACACTGGGTCATTTGGAACTTCCAATGTAAATTCTAGTAGAGCGTTGACACATGAGGTTGGTCACTGGTTAAATCTTGCTCATGTTTGGGGAGGAAACAATAACCCTGGATCTGCTGGTTGTAATGGAACGGACAATGTTCAAGACACTCCAGCAACTCAAGGTTCTACTAGTTGTAACTTAAGTGCAAACACTTGCTCAACAGACAATGCATACTGGGGATTTGATCAAATTGACAACGTAGAAAACTACA from Fluviicola taffensis DSM 16823 carries:
- a CDS encoding M43 family zinc metalloprotease; this encodes MKKQFYSLLGISLLSISSSFAQKQERVLDKQNMREGEHVEYCTTHKKMAELKKDPKMAALIAQAELEAENQTKSKGDNNTTKATVYKIPIVFHILQNGGNENISREQILDAVAILNRDYRKLNTDANIVQAPFQGMPTDVEIEFELAKKDPNGNCFTGITRTNTALTIAPPDQGWSNPGGLQQVNAVIAGNDVYQGVWSHTKYLNIYVASDIGGAAGYTFNPGMGGSTASPSGMFYNGIFMLHNYTGSIGTSSPTSSRALTHEVGHWLNLSHVWGGTNDPGVSCGSDGVNDTPACIGSTSCVLTANTCNSDNAFWGFDQIDNVENYMDYSYCSKMFTQGQVDRMRNALLSSTSGRNQLITVSNHAATGINSAPTLCKAKFSTPRTTVCAGQSIQYTDESYNVATGWTWTFTGGSPASSSSQNPTITYNTPGTYAVKLVATDGSTSNTSDIAAYITVLPAGSGLPYYESFESSLTLNSPNWSVFNGGGAAWAVTNTAGKTGSNSVKLDNFSQANGQVDELISGAIDLSSITSTTGATLSFKQAFRKKAAANSDLLRIFISKDCGETWDPKKTITSGTMSGGAIATSTWTPTAADWLTVHVTNVTSAYWVSNFRCKFQLTSGGGNNLYIDDINIYAGAPSETPVTAGLEDLGTLESILLFPNPAENEVQISFNSQVGNNEIKFYVTDLTGKRLTQHVINASEGNNLVLIATENLSAGTYLIQMVDGSSQRTLNFVKK
- a CDS encoding SDR family NAD(P)-dependent oxidoreductase, with protein sequence MIIITGTSKGIGRAITENYLSLGEKVIGIGRNHTISNPNYTALSCDLSNQELVNQIPFTDLGEEPIIFIHNAGILGEVDYFEKLGAHVLVEVMQVNLFAGASILQKLLKQIPKEQSFKAIFISSGAGKNPIASWASYCASKAAVDLFCETIQLEEEQLGRLEFKCLSVAPGVVDTEMQATIRATTSETFSEIERFKEYKNSNQLYSPELVAKKLHQLIHEMPINQVQYSLRDINV